A stretch of DNA from Mucilaginibacter daejeonensis:
GTAAAGTTGCAACTCCAACAGTTGGGAACAAGGTCAACACTAAAAAGAAAACGAACGTCTTAAAATCATTGATCTTATTAGGTGGATAAGCTATAGGAGTCAGAAAACCGATTACACAAAATAGTAAATATTGCTTAAGACCGAATATTGCTAGTATAGGCCCACCATTTATCAATGTCATAAGCACAATGGGAATAAATAACGAAAATGTATTCTTAACTTTGTCATTAATCCGGTTGAGCAACTTGCTAAATCTTGCATTCTTCAACACAAAAAACAACCCGATAACACAAAGTATATCCTTTAAGAAAAATATTGAAAGGCCTAAGGAGGAGGGCACAAGTTTACGAATCAGTCCTTCGAATATAAGAACCGTTACCAATGCATAGAGTAATCTCTTAGCATTGACCTGTTCCATATTCTTTTTATCTGGTTTCCTCACTGATGATCTTAAATTATTTTGCAGTATAAAGTTTAGTTAACTCCTCAACAAGTGAATGTTCGGTCTCATCCCACCCCTTTAAACTTGATGCTGTTATTAAGGCTCTCTCCTTCATTTGCATAAATACACCATCATCATCTGCCAGCAGTTGCAGCTTCTCAGCTATGGCGCCACCATTTCTGATAGGGACAATGAATCCTTCTTCTCCATCAGTGATGATGTCATCAGCCCCAGTGTTTTGCGTTGCGATGATAGGAATACCGAATGAAAGAGCCTCGCCTAAAACGAGGGCTAGGCCTTCTTCAATGGACGGCAGACAAAAAACATCAGCTGATCTATAGGCATTTTCCAGGTCATCTCCTTTAAGTGGCCCTGTAAAAATAACACTTTCGGGAATAGATATATCTTCTAACCCGCTTGCTTTTGCCTTCGGCCCAACAATGACCAACTTTTTATTTGGGTGCTTGAAGCTTCGGAAAGCTTCTATAAGATAGCGAAGTCCTTTTCTAACAGATATACTACCTACGTATAAGATGGTAAAACTTCTCTTAATATCATTAGATGTGTCTTCCACACCCTTACTCATTCTATTGAAGCCGTAAGGCACCTTGATCAGCTTGTCCGCTGGAAATCCTAATCCTATAAAACTGCGTTTAACAAATTCTGATGGAAGTAATATACGATCGGCTATCTCAAATTCTTCCATACGTCGACGCTTTTCCGCCGCGTCGAACGGCTGCCAGGGCAGACCCAACGAAAGATATTCATCTTTAAGCAATTCTTCCTGATAATGCACATGACTATTTACAGCTTCAGCTACCGTTATCGTATCTGGAAGTGTTTTTGCTTTTTTACATGTGTTCAAGCCACTACCATTGTAAAACATAAAAATATCTGCTTCCTCAATATGGCGTTCACAAATATTATCTTGCTGAACCTTCGCTAAATAGGCCAAATGTGCGCTTACTTTTATAGGGACCTTAAATTTCAAACTGGCTAAATAGATATTTTGTAATATATCAGCTCTGATTAGTTTATTGCCGATATCAGGTATAGCCGCTCTCGGGCTCCATCTTGAAAAGCCACTAACAAATTTATGCAATATTCCTGCATTATTTAATGCTGTTGCATAACGGTAATGATGTCCACGGTTGGGAGCTGTATAAATTACTTTCATCGCCTTTTATCAGTGATCGATAGTAAAAGTTCAAAATAGCGTTGCGAAACTACTTCAGGTGAGTGTGTGCTAAGCTGGTTTGCCGATGCGTTTTTTAATTTATTTTTTAATCCATCGTTATTCAGCAGCATCTCCATTTTATCGGCCAGGTCGGTCACATCGCCACGTTTGAATACCAGACCTGCCGCGCCTACGGCATCGGGTAGCCCACCGCCATCAGCTACTATAGGTATACATCCGCATGCCAGCCCTTCTAAAGCCACTATTCCAAAGGGTTCGCGCCAAGCGGAAGGTATGAGCATATACTTGTGCTCATTAAGGATATTCACTAAAGGTTCGCCACTTAACGAACCTACAAAACTTACTCGTTCGCTAATCCCTAGCTCGAAAGCCTGGTCTTGTAGCTTTTGCTTATCAACACCGTCACCTATCACCGTAAGCTTGAGTCCGCTGTGATCCATTTTAGACAAAGCATATTTCTTGACCAAAGATGCAAGTGCCAATATTGCCAAATTTACACCTTTATCGGATACAAGCCGACCCAAAAAAACGAACGAGCCGTTCCTTTCAAAGTCAATTAATTTTTTTGAGAATAGCTTGTCATTGTAAGCGTTCTCTATCACCACCGCATCTTGCCAACTGTCTTTCCTGATAGCATCACTAACAGCTACCACTACCTTAGCTTGTTTCAACCATTTAAACTTGACCTTACTCTGTAGCGCGGGCGGTTTTCCTTCAGTGGTCAGCCAGGTATTTAATGAAACAGCTAAAGGCTTGCGCGTAAATAGTACCGGCCACGATAAGCGAAGTACGGGACTATTTTCAAACACGACTTCAGCCCAAAGATGCTCTTTCCATAATTGACAAAACGACGGCTCACGTAATACGATATACGGAAATCTTTTATCTCCGACTTCTTTGGTCCAAGTAATCAAGTGCACCTCAGCCCCTTTGTCGCAAAAAGCTTGTGCTAAGAATTCTGCGTTCGCTTCAGTCCCACCGACATGAGGGTAAAATTTATGTGTGATAAGAAGTATCCTCATAACTGCCGTCGATCGCTACTTACTTGTGAATAATATAATCTGCCTTTCGAGAATATATTCTTAAACAGTCCTATCCAACGATATCTGTTTCGTTCCATAATGTAGCCGAAAAACAAACTCATCATAAGAGCGAATAGTATGCCTAAACACATTTGCATACCGTCATAATACCTAGTTTTTGAAAACCAACGAAATAACACGAGAAAAGGATCATGTAAAACGTAAAGTGGGAAGGTTAGGTCAGCCAGCTTTCGTACGACTTCAACGAGCTTACTTTTTTTATTTTGTTGAACTTGATAGGTTGGTAGCAACCATAAAATCGTAGCTACAACGATGCCGATGATATTATCAGTGATGAACTGACTTGCAAAAAACAAGGGGGCTTTCCCTATGTGTGAGGGTAATCCCGGGAGAAATATAACTAGGATATAGATCAACATTATAAACACGGCAATCAGCATCCAAGATATTCTTCTATTTTTTATAGGGCACTTCGCACGATAAGCAATGTTACCCATTATCCAAATAGGCATCATCACCAGTATTTTAGGTCCTGCTATCACACATGCCAATAATGGCAATAACCATCCTCCTACTTTTTTTGATTTAAATAAGTACAGGCCAAATATAAAGTAATACCAAAACTCAAAGCATAAAGACCAAAGTGGACCATTGAGTAATGGAGATGCTGAAAAAAACCACACCTCATTGATGAAAAGTGCTGAGACGACGTATCTTGGCCAGGAATGACCACGGGTAAAATGAGCTGCCAACTCGGCATCAGAAGAAATTATCAACTCTATCAAGAAAGTAATAATAACTGCTGGAAGCACCACAGAGTATAGGCGACTCAACCTTGCTTGCGCGTAATTTATTGGCCCTCTATTGTTTACAGTTGTCGTGTAAGCTATTACGTATCCTGATAAGGCGAAAAAGACAACTACTGCAACGTGCCCCCAATCAATTGCACCATAATTATAACCTAATTTTGAGTACCATTGCGCGTAAGCATGACCTATGAATACCATAAGTGCCGCGACGATACGCAGGCAATCCATAAAAATGGATGTCCATCCTGCTATCGTTTTATGTGACGATTCGACCTTCATTATCACACTTCGCCTTTCAAGAACATTGAGATCAATTTTGATCGAGAATAAGATTTGTCTTCTCTTATCTCGTTTGACATCTTGAACCTGCCTATGGTATTTATTGATAAATATTCGACCATTAGCCGAGATACGATCAAAGTATTTAATAAATATTTTGCTGGATACTTATTGAATTTCTTCAGAAGCTTCATCCTGTTTTGGTAGAACCTGATCACTCGCTTACTTACCTTTTGTGGGGTTCCGCTACCCTTGTGAAATGCTCTAACCGGAATGATACCTATCTTCCAGCCCTTTCTTATCGCGCTCATGCATATATCATGGTCGAGTTCAAGCCAGTCATAACTTTCGTCAAACCCACCTACTTGTTGAATGACCTCTTTGCGCAACACCATAGCACAGGTATACACCGTTATTTGTTTCGGCTCATTGTTAAAGAGCTTTTGATAATATCCATGTAACTTCTGCCCTAAGATCAGGCTCATAGCATCTGGTTCTGGCTCATAGGCTATCGCAGGACGCCCTGAAGCATTCTCAGTTGTGTACGCTGCTATACCAACTTCAGGATGTTCGTCAAAATATTGCTTGGTCCTTAATATGTAGTTCTCCAATGGCCAAGCATCTGAATCGAATAAGATCACCAGATCAGTATCAACCGCTTGTAACCCTTTATTCAAACTTTTAACGAGGCCCAGATTTTCCGAATTGCGTATAAGCTTAATATTTTTAAACTGATTCTCGAACGGCTGGGTAGAATGATCATCAATCACAACAAATTGTTCGATGGTGTCATCAGCAAATGCCATGCAGTTCTCGATACACTTTGACGTGAGTTCCCAGGTGTTATAATTTGTAGTGATCAGCCCTACTGTCATATCGTTATACTATACAAATATTCGTTGGTAACGTTCTACGATGTTCTGAACGTCGTAAGCATATTTAAAATCTTTGACTTGCTCGATAAATGTTTTTATATCGGTTATCTCGATTAATTCTTTGATCTCGCTTACATTCCGGATGTCATGTTCAAAGCCCTTCCGTAAGATCATTACAGGGCAGCCATTGTTCAATAATGCTGCTATGCTACCGCTCTTTTCAGACAACACTTTTGGGTAATTTGACAAACCTACATCTATGTGTGTGAACAGATCAGCAATATCCTGTTCAGGCCACTCACCTAAAACGCAGGTCTCTATTTCCGTTCTTTCACTAATATCTCTAAAGACCGTTTCGATTCCACCGCTACGTCCAACATGTAATATTAATAACTCTTTTCCCAAAGATCGTTTGACCTTGTCACGAAACTCCGTCAATCTCGTTGATATGTCATTATGAAAATGAAAACCTCCGAAGAATCCGGCGATAATATATTTTTCCCGTTCTTCCAAGACCTTGGTGGGTAGTTTTGACAAGATAGCTTCACCCGACACATCGCCCTTAGGCATATTACTGAATACCGGTATCTTATCAATTTTAATTTTGGCCTTCTCAAAACAGCGCTTATAATACTCGTTGGTGGTAGTGACAGTTCGTGGCTTCAAGCGCGTAATCAAATCCAACGACACGCTTTTTTGTAAGCGCCCAAGTATCACATCTTTAAAAGTGCTTTCGTTCGACTCTCCCTGCCAAAGTTCATGAAACATGATATGAACTTTCGCCTTCTTAAAGGCAGCTTGGAGCTCACTTGGCAAGCTGAAAGCGATACCTCTTTTATGATAACTATAAGGAACGTATTGTAAGCTGATCCATTGTGGATCAAATTTTGTTAAAAAGTCTTTTAGAGCTATGCAACGCTCCTGCCTTTTCAAGTTCTGGGGTAACCTTATAACATCAACCCCCCTTTTGTCTACCCACTGCCTTTCTTCCGTTACAGTATTAGTGTTCCGGTCTTTGTAAGAGATGATCAGCACATCATAGCCCTTATTCAACAACCCTGCTGCCAATCTGCGTGTATAATCGCCAACGCCATCTAAACCTGGCTCCATAGATCCACAAATAAAAGCGATCTTCATTGATGATGGATTGACCTTATATAATATTTATTGATCAAATGCTCAGATGCATAAGCATTTGAGTCCGAGCTTCGATCTACTATTTACTATAGAATCTTGAAAGAAAAGCAACAAGCTTCAATTTCATTTTTTGTGTCTTCAGTTTGCCCAAACTGTAAACCGTGATAATACCCGAAGCATTTTCCCAATAGGCCTTGTCAACTGATGAAGGCTTTGAACCCTTTTTGAGCCATGAGGTCAAGATCCTCTTGTTCCAAGGCTTATCTCCTCCTACAGCATGTGGCATCAAGGTAAGGCCCGGACCAAAGCCCATTGCTTCTTTACGCTGAAAGCTAACCGCTCCATCATGTAGTTCAATAGTGGCATTCAACGCATCCTGGTCTGTTTTACCAAAAGCATAAAAATTATTCATCTTCCCCGATGGGATCTTTTTGCCTTTGTTAAAAATAGCTATCTCTAAGCCACCTATATCATGAGCCATGTTCTCTTGCACCTGTTTCCAATGTTCTAAAAAAGCGAGGCTGTTACGATGTACGCCAACAAAACCGCCATTAACATAGATGTTCGTTTTGAAAGACAACTCCTGACCATAGCCTTTGAAATAGGTCCGCCAGAAAACCCGTTTGGGGTTATATTCTTCTACCGGCGAATTTACGTCTTCGCATACTGCTACACCACAATTCACCCATTCGTCCATAAATGACCATGGGGCCTGCTGAACGATATCCGGATCATAGTAAAAGACAGCATCTGCATTTTTACCATAGCCATTTAATAAACCCAACATAAAGTCAGGCTTATAATTGGTCAAATGATATTTAGTGTCAACAGGTAAAAAATATACACTGAGGTCACTATTAACGGTAAGCTTTTTTGTACCTGCTACTTCCCCCTCAACTTGCACCGCTTGATCAGTCCAATGGGGAAGAGATCCTTTGTAGCCAGCATATACGTCACCCCTGTAACCGTTATTATATAACGAGTTTATCAGCACGGCTACACCGATATGGTACGAGCCTTCAAATAGAGTACATACGACAGATGCCATGCTTATTTTTTACCTGACCTTTTGAAAAATCGCATCAGACCTTTATTACCACGTGGCTGTTCGCCGTAATAACTATAATCGTACCGATAACCATAGCCAAAGGACGAAGTATCGATCGAGTTGAATATGATGTTCATATTCCTGAATATCTTTTTGCGGTTTAACTCGTTCACCAACTCAATCTGGTCCTTACGGGTAAAATTATGACGAACAAGGAAAAATGTGATGTCGGCATACTGACTTAATATCTGCGCATCCGTAACCAAACCTATAGGTGGCGCATCGATCAAGATATAGTCATACTCTTTCCTAAGCTCTGTGATCAATTGCTGTAGGTACTTCCCCATCAATATTTCAGCTGGGTTTGGAGGAATCGTACCGCTTTCTATCAAATAGAAATTTTCCTGTTGAGGTACCTTTCTAACGATGTCTTTGTAGTCGATCTTGCCGATCAGGTAATCAGATAAACCGGTCCTTTTATCAAGGCCGAGTGTGCTGAGCAACTTTGGCTTACGGAGGTCAAGCTCAAGAATTATCACTTTTTTGCCTGTACTGGCTAAACTTGCACCCAGGTTGAGTGATATAAATGATTTGCCTTCACCACTATGTGCTGAGGTGAACAATAGCGCCTTTGGCCCTGGCCCGGGTACCAAAAAATCCAAATTGGTCCTTAAAGCACGTATCTGTTCTGCTATAATGGACTTCGGCTTGGAAACGATAGTAAGCGGATCAATGTCGTCAGAATGCGAGATCTGGGCTATTACCGGAACTTTGGTTGCCTTGATTATGTCTGACCTGCGCCTTACCGTATTATTCAACATCTCCTTGATGAAGACCACACCAAAAGGAATACCCAAACCTAACGCAAAGAAAATCATGTATAAAGAGCTTTTTACCGGTTTGATCGGTTTACCACCCGTGCTCGCCGCATTGATAATGCGCACGTCTGATGTATTAGACGCCAAGGTCAGTTGAGTCTCTTCACGTTTTTGAAGCAGGAAGTTGAACAAAGTGTTTTTAACACCTTGATTTCGCATCACATCTAATAACTGGCGCTCTTTAATAGGAACATTCTTTAATTGACCAGTAAAGTTTGCCGACTGTTGCTTTAACGTACGCTGTGACAGCAAAAGGTTACTTCTGACTGTCTTTATAGTACCGCTTAACGTTTGCTTTAAGGACAGGATCTGGTCATTAATGGAAACAATTAGAGGGTTCGTCTCTGGAACCGTAGTCAATAAATTTTTCTTTTTTAATAAAAGATCGGCTAATTGAGCAACCTGACCTGTAACTGTGCTCTCTGTTAGTCCGATCATCGACGGCTGAGTGACATCTACGTTGTCCGTACGGGCCAAAAAGCTTTCGATGTTCCTTAAAATATTCAGTTCGAGATCTATTTCAGCTACTCGTTCATCGTTACTCGATATATGTTTATAAATATCTTCCGACTCTTTACTAAGATCCGTAATGTTATTGCTGATCTTGAAATTTTCTACGTTCTTATTCTCTGCATCTAACTCTATCGCTAATTCCTTTATACGGTCATTAATAAAGTTAACAGCGCTGGTGATGTTTTTGGTCTTGTCGTCCGTTGAAGCGGTGATGTAATTCTTAATCAACTTATTTAAAAAATCTTCGCCACGCTTTGGTACAGCATTCTCTGTGGTCAAGAGTAAAATATTACTTCCTTTAGCCACAGGTGCAACCCCTGTTTTGTTAATGTATTCACCTGCCACATCTCCGACCTTCGAAAATTTTACAAAATAAGGAATGGTAGAAAAGCTTAATCTATTAACTGTTATCTTGATGACACCAGCAGGAGTA
This window harbors:
- a CDS encoding glycosyltransferase family 4 protein; the protein is MKVIYTAPNRGHHYRYATALNNAGILHKFVSGFSRWSPRAAIPDIGNKLIRADILQNIYLASLKFKVPIKVSAHLAYLAKVQQDNICERHIEEADIFMFYNGSGLNTCKKAKTLPDTITVAEAVNSHVHYQEELLKDEYLSLGLPWQPFDAAEKRRRMEEFEIADRILLPSEFVKRSFIGLGFPADKLIKVPYGFNRMSKGVEDTSNDIKRSFTILYVGSISVRKGLRYLIEAFRSFKHPNKKLVIVGPKAKASGLEDISIPESVIFTGPLKGDDLENAYRSADVFCLPSIEEGLALVLGEALSFGIPIIATQNTGADDIITDGEEGFIVPIRNGGAIAEKLQLLADDDGVFMQMKERALITASSLKGWDETEHSLVEELTKLYTAK
- a CDS encoding glycosyltransferase family 4 protein — translated: MRILLITHKFYPHVGGTEANAEFLAQAFCDKGAEVHLITWTKEVGDKRFPYIVLREPSFCQLWKEHLWAEVVFENSPVLRLSWPVLFTRKPLAVSLNTWLTTEGKPPALQSKVKFKWLKQAKVVVAVSDAIRKDSWQDAVVIENAYNDKLFSKKLIDFERNGSFVFLGRLVSDKGVNLAILALASLVKKYALSKMDHSGLKLTVIGDGVDKQKLQDQAFELGISERVSFVGSLSGEPLVNILNEHKYMLIPSAWREPFGIVALEGLACGCIPIVADGGGLPDAVGAAGLVFKRGDVTDLADKMEMLLNNDGLKNKLKNASANQLSTHSPEVVSQRYFELLLSITDKRR
- a CDS encoding acyltransferase family protein; the protein is MKVESSHKTIAGWTSIFMDCLRIVAALMVFIGHAYAQWYSKLGYNYGAIDWGHVAVVVFFALSGYVIAYTTTVNNRGPINYAQARLSRLYSVVLPAVIITFLIELIISSDAELAAHFTRGHSWPRYVVSALFINEVWFFSASPLLNGPLWSLCFEFWYYFIFGLYLFKSKKVGGWLLPLLACVIAGPKILVMMPIWIMGNIAYRAKCPIKNRRISWMLIAVFIMLIYILVIFLPGLPSHIGKAPLFFASQFITDNIIGIVVATILWLLPTYQVQQNKKSKLVEVVRKLADLTFPLYVLHDPFLVLFRWFSKTRYYDGMQMCLGILFALMMSLFFGYIMERNRYRWIGLFKNIFSKGRLYYSQVSSDRRQL
- a CDS encoding glycosyltransferase family 2 protein codes for the protein MTVGLITTNYNTWELTSKCIENCMAFADDTIEQFVVIDDHSTQPFENQFKNIKLIRNSENLGLVKSLNKGLQAVDTDLVILFDSDAWPLENYILRTKQYFDEHPEVGIAAYTTENASGRPAIAYEPEPDAMSLILGQKLHGYYQKLFNNEPKQITVYTCAMVLRKEVIQQVGGFDESYDWLELDHDICMSAIRKGWKIGIIPVRAFHKGSGTPQKVSKRVIRFYQNRMKLLKKFNKYPAKYLLNTLIVSRLMVEYLSINTIGRFKMSNEIREDKSYSRSKLISMFLKGEV
- a CDS encoding glycosyltransferase family protein; its protein translation is MKIAFICGSMEPGLDGVGDYTRRLAAGLLNKGYDVLIISYKDRNTNTVTEERQWVDKRGVDVIRLPQNLKRQERCIALKDFLTKFDPQWISLQYVPYSYHKRGIAFSLPSELQAAFKKAKVHIMFHELWQGESNESTFKDVILGRLQKSVSLDLITRLKPRTVTTTNEYYKRCFEKAKIKIDKIPVFSNMPKGDVSGEAILSKLPTKVLEEREKYIIAGFFGGFHFHNDISTRLTEFRDKVKRSLGKELLILHVGRSGGIETVFRDISERTEIETCVLGEWPEQDIADLFTHIDVGLSNYPKVLSEKSGSIAALLNNGCPVMILRKGFEHDIRNVSEIKELIEITDIKTFIEQVKDFKYAYDVQNIVERYQRIFV
- a CDS encoding GumC family protein → MNEEDLYEDDGQEGAEKGPGLIEVIFTYLKYWYWFLISLTIFLVIGYFYVKIQVPQYSTQAQILIKDNSKQLTDQVVFEELNITPPGSTVDNEILILRSPTLVEVTIKELDLQTSYYAKGPLNDRILYSNVPAKIEVIQPSDKTYSVDWPVQLSNNSEALFDGKRVSLGAPVNTPAGVIKITVNRLSFSTIPYFVKFSKVGDVAGEYINKTGVAPVAKGSNILLLTTENAVPKRGEDFLNKLIKNYITASTDDKTKNITSAVNFINDRIKELAIELDAENKNVENFKISNNITDLSKESEDIYKHISSNDERVAEIDLELNILRNIESFLARTDNVDVTQPSMIGLTESTVTGQVAQLADLLLKKKNLLTTVPETNPLIVSINDQILSLKQTLSGTIKTVRSNLLLSQRTLKQQSANFTGQLKNVPIKERQLLDVMRNQGVKNTLFNFLLQKREETQLTLASNTSDVRIINAASTGGKPIKPVKSSLYMIFFALGLGIPFGVVFIKEMLNNTVRRRSDIIKATKVPVIAQISHSDDIDPLTIVSKPKSIIAEQIRALRTNLDFLVPGPGPKALLFTSAHSGEGKSFISLNLGASLASTGKKVIILELDLRKPKLLSTLGLDKRTGLSDYLIGKIDYKDIVRKVPQQENFYLIESGTIPPNPAEILMGKYLQQLITELRKEYDYILIDAPPIGLVTDAQILSQYADITFFLVRHNFTRKDQIELVNELNRKKIFRNMNIIFNSIDTSSFGYGYRYDYSYYGEQPRGNKGLMRFFKRSGKK